In the Paenibacillus pabuli genome, one interval contains:
- a CDS encoding carbohydrate ABC transporter permease: MERKWSVFSVFNYTFLALVGFSMIYPFIYILAYSLNEGKDSMQGAIYFLPRKFTLENYAEVFDNARIWKAYQITLMRTVLGTFLHVILCTLMAYALSKKTLPGRSFFTFYIFLPTIFSAGFIPFFITLQKLHLINTFWVYVLPLLFNFMHIIIIRTFLQGIPEELEESARIDGYGDFQIFVRIILPLSGPVLATISLFIGVAHWNDWFSGAYYVSNKDLIPVQTLLQEMLTEAEALSNSMQRAAQQGGQTVGGVGGAGATPESMRMALLVITVFPILCIYPFLQRYFVKGVMIGSVKG; the protein is encoded by the coding sequence ATGGAACGAAAATGGTCTGTATTCTCGGTGTTCAACTATACCTTTCTTGCGTTGGTTGGTTTCTCCATGATATATCCATTTATTTATATTTTGGCCTATTCGTTAAATGAAGGTAAGGACTCCATGCAAGGGGCGATTTATTTTCTGCCCCGGAAGTTTACATTGGAGAATTATGCCGAGGTCTTTGATAATGCACGGATCTGGAAAGCGTACCAAATCACCCTCATGCGCACCGTGCTGGGTACGTTCCTGCATGTCATATTGTGTACCCTAATGGCTTATGCACTCTCCAAAAAAACGCTGCCCGGCCGCTCCTTTTTTACTTTTTACATCTTTTTGCCCACGATTTTCAGTGCGGGTTTCATTCCGTTCTTTATTACGCTTCAAAAGCTGCATCTGATTAATACCTTTTGGGTGTACGTTTTGCCTCTGCTATTCAATTTCATGCATATCATCATTATTCGTACGTTTCTGCAAGGTATACCGGAGGAACTGGAGGAGTCTGCCCGCATTGACGGATATGGCGATTTCCAGATCTTTGTAAGAATCATCCTGCCTCTTTCGGGTCCGGTGCTCGCAACCATTTCACTATTTATCGGAGTAGCCCATTGGAATGACTGGTTCTCTGGTGCCTACTACGTATCCAACAAAGATCTCATCCCGGTGCAGACCTTATTGCAAGAAATGCTGACGGAAGCGGAAGCACTATCCAATTCCATGCAGCGAGCAGCCCAGCAAGGTGGCCAGACGGTAGGCGGAGTCGGTGGGGCCGGAGCAACACCCGAATCCATGCGCATGGCCCTGCTTGTCATTACGGTTTTCCCCATCTTGTGCATCTATCCGTTTCTGCAACGCTATTTCGTCAAAGGGGTCATGATTGGCTCGGTTAAAGGTTGA